A window of the Eleutherodactylus coqui strain aEleCoq1 chromosome 8, aEleCoq1.hap1, whole genome shotgun sequence genome harbors these coding sequences:
- the MBD5 gene encoding methyl-CpG-binding domain protein 5, translated as MRHIAVLFLLIPWLNHNKKMNGGKVCDGGDNDGAPLSVQVPVGWRRRVDQSGVLYISPSGSHLSCLDQVKTYLLMDGTCKCGLECPLILPKVFNFDPGAAVKQRTAEDVKADEDVTKLCIHKRKIIAVATLHKSMEVPHPSLVLTSPGGGTNSAPVVSNRAATPRSMRNKSLEGIVNSMLPECKNPFKLMVKEHVGSQPHDLHPAYPPQRLGSGEHGQKSPFRGGHGSMTSPASSGSQIYSDGSASPRTDPLGSPDAFTRNNPSYHAPPNSSPIHVNRTPISPQSIMLHGSPVQQSCAMAGRTNLPLSPTFASPVLKKTICNYPPNMDMSRAMFHHKQTPGPPPPPPPPPPLCALQKKPLTSSEKDPLGILDPIPSKPVLQNPVMNTTTFHPNVHTQVPVMNVNMPPAVVPLPSNLPLPTVKPGHMNHGNHIQRVQHPTSPSPVTSPVHTMPPGIGRIEASPQRSRSSSSSSDHGNFMMPPLGTQPTCGGLKLPPRSPRPNMGSPRPSMPSSPSTKPDGHHQYKEIHNPLIAGMSNVLNSPNNTVFPPSSAGNAPVKGQTGLLGMPLNQILNQHNAASFPASSLLSAAAKAQLANQNKLAGNNSSSGSAVSCGSNEGNSTLPTMFPPASNVLLLPPPAEGQSGRAALRDKLMSQQKDLRKRKQPASTVVSLLKPPPMDNPNLQKPGADLMRKQGQNSFPMNSMSQLLQTMSCQNSHMNSNSTIPDSNVSLPCSAKQLAYDNGLNAANLHNSLALNIPIRGEGVSCQNLNTNFVHGNNAVPNAHLTGLINQMQSSSGYGMLPHPGNPLHLNPSQPRMQTSSAMPMIANSIGNSSDSGGPLPLSSVAIAGAGQPAITKTTSVLQDGVIVTTASGTPMQSHHPMGSSFPFPGPEHTTNHFAQNTNNNLPRPVNSNLLNALPMALPVNQQHLLNQNILHMLQPSAGDGDLPSVNNHQLSHLQSILNNNQQQQLLQGFPNLHALKGHVPGPPNNINPMACLFQNFQVRMQENKEVNAQMGLSSMHENPNSALPPFPEKSCTMPHRTEQYIKDNVREGDGSVDAIYKAVVDAASKGMQVVITTAVSSTTQMSPIPALSAMSAFTASIGDPLNLSSAVSAVIHGRNMANSDHEVRMRNSRGNRMRKNVDHGKHMADGDGFDYFKAGCNTPKRQWNGGQSPGDVNRWKCEEVLDHNAQVHGNPYQARSGNVSLLHSFEDEQCQILLPPRHCPNDKMLEDNFRFNHYKRTMMSFKERLESTVERYAHMNGNRPTPHRGYGDLLSIPKQEISMEEQSPSSSNSLESSLARDYIHYNGDFHAKGMNGCAPSPSDTKSISSEDDLRIPDSPSSNDLMPYRPRTFNMGDLVWGQIKGLASWPGKLVRDDLHNAYRQNSKEVKVESEKLKSLTEGLEAYNRAQKRNCKSGTLNNHLEAAIHEAMNELDKISGNVPQRERQLKPPKPKRRKISR; from the exons ATGCGGCACATTGCAGTCCTTTTTCTGTTAATACCTTGGCTGAATCACAATAAGAAAATGAATGGTGGAAAGGTATGTGATGGAGGAGACAACGATGGCGCCCCCCTGTCAGTGCAGGTTCCGGTGGGCTGGCGACGACGAGTGGACCAAAGCGGCGTTCTCTATATTAG CCCAAGCGGATCCCATCTGTCATGTTTGGACCAGGTCAAAACTTACCTTCTCATGGATGGAACTTGCAAGTGTGGCCTGGAATGTCCCCTCATCCTACCGAAG gtgTTCAATTTTGACCCCGGAGCTGCTGTGAAGCAAAGAACCGCCGAGGATGTCAAAGCCGATGAGGACGTGACCAAGCTGTGCATCCACAAGCGCAAAATCATCGCTGTGGCCACTTTACACAAGAGCATGGAGGTCCCGCACCCCTCGCTGGTGCTCACGAGTCCTGGCGGAGGAACAA ATTCTGCTCCTGTCGTGTCCAACCGTGCTGCCACCCCGCGATCCATGAGGAATAAATCGCTCGAGGGCATCGTGAATTCGATGCTGCCGGAATGTAAAAACCCATTTAAGTTGATGGTTAAAGAACACGTAGGATCTCAGCCACATGACCTCCATCCTGCATATCCACCACAGCGGTTAGGCAGCGGTGAGCATGGACAGAAATCACCATTTCGTGGGGGCCACGGCAGCATGACAAGTCCAGCCTCATCTGGATCGCAGATTTACAGTGATGGATCTGCATCTCCAAGGACCGACCCATTGGGAAGCCCTGACGCATTTACAAGGAACAACCCCAGCTATCATGCTCCACCCAACTCTAGTCCCATTCATGTGAACAGGACTCCTATATCTCCGCAATCCATCATGTTGCACGGATCGCCGGTGCAGCAGTCATGCGCTATGGCTGGTCGGACAAATTTACCTTTGTCTCCAACGTTTGCCAGTCCGGTGTTGAAGAAAACCATTTGCAATTATCCCCCAAACATGGATATGTCCCGCGCAATGTTCCATCATAAACAAACACCGGGTCCCCCGCCACCTCCGCCACCACCTCCACCACTTTGTGCTCTTCAGAAAAAGCCATTAACATCTTCAGAGAAAGACCCGCTTGGTATACTCGACCCCATCCCCAGCAAACCGGTTCTGCAAAACCCTGTAATGAACACGACCACATTTCATCCAAATGTTCACACTCAGGTACCTGTGATGAATGTAAACATGCCACCTGCCGTTGTTCCTTTGCCAAGTAATCTTCCATTGCCAACTGTCAAACCTGGTCACATGAACCACGGTAATCACATTCAGAGAGTCCAACACCCAACGTCCCCTTCACCGGTGACCTCCCCGGTTCACACAATGCCACCCGGTATAGGAAGGATTGAGGCATCACCCCAAAGATCACGTTCTTCTTCCTCGTCATCTGATCATGGAAACTTCATGATGCCTCCCCTGGGAACACAACCTACCTGTGGTGGTCTCAAACTCCCACCACGTTCTCCAAGGCCCAATATGGGCTCTCCAAGACCTTCCATGCCATCAAGCCCTTCGACGAAGCCTGACGGACATCACCAGTACAAAGAGATCCATAATCCATTGATAGCTGGAATGAGCAACGTATTAAATTCGCCCAACAACACCGTTTTCCCCCCCTCTTCGGCTGGTAACGCTCCTGTAAAGGGGCAGACAGGATTGCTGGGGATGCCTTTAAATCAGATCTTGAACCAGCATAACGCTGCCTCTTTCCCAGCGAGCAGTTTACTTTCAGCAGCAGCCAAAGCACAGCTAGCAAATCAAAATAAACTTGCTGGTAATAATAGCAGTTCCGGATCTGCCGTCAGCTGTGGCAGCAATGAAGGAAATAGCACTTTACCCACCATGTTCCCTCCAGCCTCCAACGTACTACTACTACCGCCGCCGGCAGAAGGGCAGAGCGGCCGGGCAGCACTTAGAGATAAGCTCATGTCTCAGCAGAAGGACTTGAGAAAGAGAAAGCAACCCGCGTCGACCGTCGTCAGTCTTCTCAAGCCGCCGCCCATGGATAATCCCAACCTACAAAAACCAGGAGCTGATTTAATGCGGAAACAAGGGCAAAATTCATTTCCCATGAACTCGATGTCTCAGCTTCTCCAAACCATGAGTTGTCAGAACTCCCACATGAACAGCAATAGTACCATTCCCGACTCGAACGTGAGTTTGCCTTGTTCCGCCAAACAGCTGGCTTATGACAACGGCCTGAACGCCGCTAATCTCCATAATTCACTGGCGCTTAACATACCAATTAGAGGGGAGGGCGTCTCCTGCCAAAACCTAAACACTAACTTTGTTCATGGTAACAATGCAGTTCCTAATGCTCATCTCACCGGACTCATCAATCAGATGCAAAGCAGTAGCGGTTACGGGATGCTACCCCATCCGGGGAACCCTTTACATCTCAACCCATCCCAGCCAAGAATGCAGACGTCATCCGCTATGCCGATGATTGCCAACAGCATCGGCAACAGTTCCGATTCAG GGGGTCCCTTACCTTTGTCATCGGTAGCAATAGCTGGCGCAGGTCAACCGGCCATTACAAAGACAACATCTGTCCTCCAAGACGGCGTCATCGTCACGACCGCATCTGGGACGCCAATGCAGAGCCATCATCCGATGGGCAGCAGTTTCCCGTTTCCAGGACCAGAGCACACGACTAATCACTTTGCACAGAATACTAACAACAACCTTCCGCGACCCGTCAACTCCAACCTGCTGAACGCCCTGCCGATGGCGCTACCCGTCAACCAGCAGCATCTGCTAAACCAGAACATCCTGCATATGCTGCAGCCCTCTGCGGGAGACG GAGATCTGCCGTCGGTGAACAACCATCAGCTGTCTCATCTTCAGTCCATACTAAACAACAatcagcagcagcagcttctgcagGGCTTCCCCAATCTCCATGCTCTGAAAGGACACGTTCCTGGGCCTCCGAACAATATAAACCCCATGGCCTGCCTGTTCCAAAACTTCCAG GTGAGAATGCAAGAAAATAAGGAAGTGAATGCCCAGATGGGATTATCTTCAATGCATGAAAACCCaaactctgcacttcctccatTTCCAGAGAAATCCTGCACCATGCCGCATAGGACAGAACAGTATATAAAAGACAACGTACGGGAAGGAGACGGCTCGGTGGATGCCATTTATAAGGCTGTGGTTGATGCAGCCAGTAAAGGCATGCAGGTGGTCATCACCACGGCCGTGTCCAGCACAACGCAGATGAGCCCCATCCCAGCACTAAGTGCCATGAGTGCCTTCACTGCATCCATCGGTGACCCATTAAATCTCTCGAGTGCGGTGAGCGCGGTCATCCACGGTAGAAACATGGCAAATTCTGATCATGAGGTCAGAATGAGGAACTCGAGAGGGAACCGGATGAGGAAAAACGTAGATCACGGCAAACATATGGCTGATGGGGATGGGTTTGATTATTTCAAAGCGGGATGCAATACACCTAAACGACAGTGGAACGGGGGTCAGAGTCCAGGAGACGTGAACCGGTGGAAATGTGAGGAGGTTCTGGACCACAACGCACAGGTCCATGGCAATCCTTACCAAGCAAGATCTGGAAACGTCTCTCTATTGCACTCCTTCGAAGATGAGCAGTGCCAGATTTTGCTGCCCCCCAGGCATTGTCCGAACGATAAAATGCTAGAGGATAATTTCAGGTTTAACCATTACAAAAGAACTATGATGAGTTTTAAAGAGAGGTTGGAAAGCACGGTGGAACGTTACGCCCATATGAATGGGAACAGGCCCACTCCGCACAGAGGCTATGGAGATTTGCTCAGCATCCCCAAACAAGAGATCAGCATGGAGGAACAATCTCCTAGCTCTTCCAACAGTTTGGAAAGCTCTTTAGCAAGAGACTATATCCATTACAATGGAGACTTCCATGCTAAAGGCATGAACGGGTGCGCCCCGAGTCCCTCGGATACCAAGAGTATCAGTAGTGAGGATGATCTTAGGATACCGGACTCCCCTTCTTCAAATGACTTAATGCCTTACAGGCCAAGGACGTTTAATATGGGGGACTTGGTCTGGGGGCAGATTAAAGGACTGGCCTCGTGGCCTGGAAAATTGGTGAGGGATGATCTACACAACGCGTATCGACAGAACTCCAAGGAGGTGAAG